The proteins below are encoded in one region of Sandaracinaceae bacterium:
- a CDS encoding NAD-dependent epimerase/dehydratase family protein: MGRHVFITGIAGFLGSHLAERLLAQGCSVRGCDDLSGGYRDNVPEGAELDVVDCCDLEAMKRITEGADVVVHAASSAHEGLSVFSPTLIVRNNVQASVATFTAAIANGVQRIVYCSSMARYGDNDVPFVETQATNPRDPYGIAKVCSEQLLHQLATTHGVERVVAVPHNIIGARQKYDDPYRNVASIMANLMLQGRQPFIYGDGEQMRCFSPVQDVVDCLVKLALDPGMDGLTVNVGPDSRSSEQGFITINALAERLAAIIGFAPLEPIYVDPRPCEVKLATCSSDLARERLGYDPRGSVDDGLRDIVAFIRARGPRPFDYALELEIVTDDTPRTWKDRLI; the protein is encoded by the coding sequence GTGGGGCGCCACGTCTTCATCACGGGGATCGCAGGCTTTCTCGGGAGCCACCTCGCGGAGCGGCTCCTCGCGCAGGGCTGCTCCGTACGTGGCTGCGACGATCTGAGCGGCGGCTACCGGGACAACGTGCCCGAGGGCGCGGAGCTCGACGTCGTCGACTGCTGCGATCTCGAGGCGATGAAGCGCATCACCGAGGGCGCCGATGTGGTCGTGCACGCCGCGTCCTCGGCGCACGAGGGGCTCAGCGTCTTCAGCCCCACGCTGATCGTGCGCAACAACGTGCAGGCGTCGGTCGCCACGTTCACCGCGGCCATCGCCAACGGCGTGCAGCGGATCGTCTACTGCTCGTCGATGGCGCGCTACGGCGACAACGACGTCCCGTTCGTCGAGACGCAGGCCACCAACCCGCGCGACCCCTACGGCATCGCCAAGGTCTGCAGCGAGCAGCTGCTCCATCAGCTGGCGACCACCCACGGCGTCGAGCGCGTCGTCGCGGTGCCCCACAACATCATCGGCGCGCGCCAGAAGTACGACGACCCGTACCGCAACGTCGCCTCGATCATGGCAAACCTCATGCTGCAGGGGCGCCAGCCCTTCATCTACGGCGACGGCGAGCAGATGCGCTGCTTCAGCCCGGTGCAGGACGTCGTGGACTGCCTCGTCAAGCTCGCGCTCGACCCGGGCATGGACGGGCTCACCGTCAACGTCGGCCCCGACTCGCGCTCGTCCGAGCAGGGCTTCATCACCATCAACGCGCTCGCGGAGCGGCTGGCCGCCATCATCGGCTTCGCGCCGCTCGAGCCCATCTACGTCGACCCGCGCCCGTGCGAGGTGAAGCTCGCGACCTGCTCGAGCGACCTCGCGCGCGAGCGGCTCGGCTACGACCCGCGCGGCAGCGTCGACGACGGCCTGCGCGACATCGTCGCCTTCATCCGCGCCCGCGGCCCGCGCCCCTTCGACTACGCGCTCGAGCTCGAGATCGTCACCGACGACACGCCGCGGACCTGGAAAGACCGGCTCATCTGA